In Flammeovirgaceae bacterium, a single window of DNA contains:
- a CDS encoding sigma-54-dependent Fis family transcriptional regulator has product MIDDDEDVLLAAKMLLKKYGHQVIIDKNPNKIPFLLNNDTYDVILLDMNFSKDTTSGKEGFAWLKQIKEKDPDAVVIMITAFGDVEMAVRALKEGATDFILKPWQNEKLIATISTAIKLKKSYNEVDKLRKAKQMLEEQISQPFRDIIGNSPAIKEVFTMIDKVAATDANVLILGENGTGKELVARAIHQKSLRKDNSFVSVDMGAITESLFESELFGHKKGAFTDAREHRTGRFELANGGTLFLDEIGNLSMALQSKLLSVLQSRQVTKVGDNGPIDVDIRLICATNMPLHQMVEDGKFRQDLLYRINTVEVKIPPLCERVEDIPLLADHFLNFYTQKYHKEVISFSEGAIVKLKKYAWPGNIRELQHAIERAVIMADSPTLQESDFLFNRKGVAAADTDTLNLDDVEKAAVVKAIQLHNGNISKAADELGLTRASLYRRMEKYGL; this is encoded by the coding sequence ATGATCGATGACGATGAGGACGTGCTGTTGGCAGCCAAGATGCTGTTGAAGAAGTATGGCCATCAGGTAATCATCGACAAGAACCCCAACAAGATTCCCTTTTTGCTCAACAATGATACCTACGATGTCATTTTGTTGGACATGAACTTCAGCAAGGACACTACCTCCGGCAAGGAAGGTTTTGCCTGGCTGAAACAAATTAAAGAAAAAGACCCCGATGCCGTGGTAATCATGATCACTGCTTTTGGCGATGTGGAAATGGCGGTACGTGCCCTGAAAGAAGGGGCCACGGACTTCATCCTTAAACCCTGGCAAAACGAAAAATTAATTGCCACTATTTCAACTGCCATCAAGCTGAAAAAATCCTACAATGAGGTAGACAAGCTCCGCAAGGCCAAACAAATGCTGGAGGAACAGATCAGCCAGCCCTTTCGCGACATCATTGGCAACAGCCCAGCCATTAAGGAAGTGTTTACCATGATAGACAAGGTGGCCGCCACTGACGCCAATGTGCTGATATTGGGGGAAAATGGCACGGGGAAGGAGTTGGTGGCCAGGGCCATCCACCAGAAGTCGCTCCGGAAAGACAACTCCTTTGTAAGCGTTGACATGGGGGCCATTACGGAATCCCTATTTGAAAGTGAATTGTTTGGCCATAAAAAAGGCGCGTTTACGGATGCGAGGGAACACCGTACGGGCCGCTTTGAACTGGCCAACGGGGGCACGTTGTTTTTAGACGAAATAGGCAACCTAAGCATGGCCTTGCAAAGCAAGCTATTGAGCGTGTTGCAATCGCGGCAGGTTACCAAAGTAGGCGACAACGGCCCCATAGATGTGGACATCCGGCTGATCTGCGCCACCAACATGCCATTGCACCAGATGGTGGAGGACGGGAAATTCAGGCAGGACCTTTTGTACCGAATCAATACCGTGGAGGTCAAAATCCCGCCCCTGTGCGAGCGTGTGGAAGATATCCCCCTGTTGGCGGACCATTTCCTGAATTTTTATACCCAAAAATACCACAAGGAGGTGATTTCCTTCTCCGAGGGCGCCATTGTGAAACTTAAAAAATACGCGTGGCCCGGAAACATCAGGGAGTTGCAGCATGCCATTGAGCGTGCGGTAATAATGGCCGACTCCCCTACCCTGCAGGAAAGTGATTTTTTGTTCAACAGAAAAGGTGTGGCGGCTGCCGACACCGATACGCTGAACCTGGATGACGTGGAAAAAGCCGCTGTGGTAAAGGCCATTCAACTCCACAACGGCAACATCTCCAAGGCAGCCGATGAACTGGGGCTCACCCGGGCATCGCTGTACAGGAGGATGGAAAAATATGGGCTTTAA